The Camelus bactrianus isolate YW-2024 breed Bactrian camel chromosome 32, ASM4877302v1, whole genome shotgun sequence genome includes a region encoding these proteins:
- the GNB1L gene encoding guanine nucleotide-binding protein subunit beta-like protein 1 isoform X2, which produces MPLAPGTSHTSDFAGRSWSEAWTEGRDTPGDCIPPSMVAPPSPPPPPPDPQFVLRGSRSAVHALHFCGGAQGQGHPLLLSGSLHGLVHIWSLQTRRVLATLDGHAGKCVTWLQTLPPGPQLLSQGRDLRVHVWDLAEGRNAIVDSVCLESVGFCRGSVLACGPQRWMLAMPGKGGDEADSSPLPLLLAGYEDGSVALWDVSARKVCSRVACHEEPVMGLDFDSQKARGVSGSAEKALAVWSLDEQRALQVHGTHQLTNPGVADVRIRPDRRLLATAGWDHRIRVFHWRTMKPLAVLAFHSAAVHCLAFATDGLLAAGSGDQRISVWSLYPRM; this is translated from the exons ATGCCTCTGGCACCGGGGACCTCGCACACGTCTGACTTTGCTGGGAGGAGCTGGAGCGAGGCCTGGACTGAGGGCAGGGACACTCCAG gtgactgcatCCCGCCCAGCATGGTGGCCCCACCgtccccaccgcccccaccacCAGACCCTCAGTTTGTCCTCCGAGGCTCCCGGTCAGCAGTGCATGCGCTGCACTTCTGCGGAGGAGCCCAGGGGCAGGGGCACCCGCTGCTCCTCTCAGG GTCTCTGCACGGGCTGGTGCACATCTGGAGCCTGCAGACACGGAGAGTGCTCGCCACCCTGGATGGCCACGCGGGCAAGTGTGTGACCTGGCTTCAGACTCTGCCCCCAGGGCCCCAGCTCCTCAG CCAGGGCCGGGACCTGAGGGTGCACGTGTGGGACCTGGCAGAGGGCAGGAATGCCATTGTGGACTCTGTGTGCCTGGAGAGCGTGGGCTTCTGCAGGGGCTCCGTCCTGGCCTGTGGGCCTCAGCGCTGGATGCTGGccatgccagggaaaggcggcgACGAG GCTGACTCCAGTCCCCTCCCACTCCTCCTGGCTGGCTATGAGGACGGCTCGGTGGCCCTCTGGGATGTCTCTGCACGGAAGGTGTGCAGCCGTGTCGCCTGTCATGAAGAGCCCGTCATGGGCCTGGACTTCGACTCCCAGAAGGCCAGGGGTGTCTCGGGCTCTGCAGAGAAGGCACTGGCCGTCTGGAGCCTGGATGAGCAGCGAGCTTTGCAG GTGCATGGAACTCACCAGCTCACCAACCCTGGGGTCGCCGACGTCAGGATCCGGCCAGACCGTAGGCTCCTGGCCACCGCGGGCTGGGACCATCGCATCCGTGTGTTTCACTGGCGGACGATGAAGCCGCTGGCCGTGCTGGCCTTCCACAGCGCCGCTGTTCACTGCCTGGCCTTCGCCACGGATGGCCTGCTGGCCGCGGGCTCCGGGGATCAGCGCATCAGTGTCTGGTCGCTCTACCCGCGCATGTGA
- the GNB1L gene encoding guanine nucleotide-binding protein subunit beta-like protein 1 isoform X4: MPLAPGTSHTSDFAGRSWSEAWTEGRDTPGDCIPPSMVAPPSPPPPPPDPQFVLRGSRSAVHALHFCGGAQGQGHPLLLSGQGRDLRVHVWDLAEGRNAIVDSVCLESVGFCRGSVLACGPQRWMLAMPGKGGDEVQILEMPSKTSVCSLKPEAEARPGMPMCLQLWQADSSPLPLLLAGYEDGSVALWDVSARKVCSRVACHEEPVMGLDFDSQKARGVSGSAEKALAVWSLDEQRALQVHGTHQLTNPGVADVRIRPDRRLLATAGWDHRIRVFHWRTMKPLAVLAFHSAAVHCLAFATDGLLAAGSGDQRISVWSLYPRM; encoded by the exons ATGCCTCTGGCACCGGGGACCTCGCACACGTCTGACTTTGCTGGGAGGAGCTGGAGCGAGGCCTGGACTGAGGGCAGGGACACTCCAG gtgactgcatCCCGCCCAGCATGGTGGCCCCACCgtccccaccgcccccaccacCAGACCCTCAGTTTGTCCTCCGAGGCTCCCGGTCAGCAGTGCATGCGCTGCACTTCTGCGGAGGAGCCCAGGGGCAGGGGCACCCGCTGCTCCTCTCAGG CCAGGGCCGGGACCTGAGGGTGCACGTGTGGGACCTGGCAGAGGGCAGGAATGCCATTGTGGACTCTGTGTGCCTGGAGAGCGTGGGCTTCTGCAGGGGCTCCGTCCTGGCCTGTGGGCCTCAGCGCTGGATGCTGGccatgccagggaaaggcggcgACGAG GTTCAGATTCTGGAGATGCCATCCAAGACGTCAGTGTGCTCCCTGAAGCCTGAGGCTGAGGCCAGGCCGGGCATGCCCATGTGCCTGCAGCTCTGGCAG GCTGACTCCAGTCCCCTCCCACTCCTCCTGGCTGGCTATGAGGACGGCTCGGTGGCCCTCTGGGATGTCTCTGCACGGAAGGTGTGCAGCCGTGTCGCCTGTCATGAAGAGCCCGTCATGGGCCTGGACTTCGACTCCCAGAAGGCCAGGGGTGTCTCGGGCTCTGCAGAGAAGGCACTGGCCGTCTGGAGCCTGGATGAGCAGCGAGCTTTGCAG GTGCATGGAACTCACCAGCTCACCAACCCTGGGGTCGCCGACGTCAGGATCCGGCCAGACCGTAGGCTCCTGGCCACCGCGGGCTGGGACCATCGCATCCGTGTGTTTCACTGGCGGACGATGAAGCCGCTGGCCGTGCTGGCCTTCCACAGCGCCGCTGTTCACTGCCTGGCCTTCGCCACGGATGGCCTGCTGGCCGCGGGCTCCGGGGATCAGCGCATCAGTGTCTGGTCGCTCTACCCGCGCATGTGA
- the GNB1L gene encoding guanine nucleotide-binding protein subunit beta-like protein 1 isoform X1 gives MPLAPGTSHTSDFAGRSWSEAWTEGRDTPGDCIPPSMVAPPSPPPPPPDPQFVLRGSRSAVHALHFCGGAQGQGHPLLLSGSLHGLVHIWSLQTRRVLATLDGHAGKCVTWLQTLPPGPQLLSQGRDLRVHVWDLAEGRNAIVDSVCLESVGFCRGSVLACGPQRWMLAMPGKGGDEVQILEMPSKTSVCSLKPEAEARPGMPMCLQLWQADSSPLPLLLAGYEDGSVALWDVSARKVCSRVACHEEPVMGLDFDSQKARGVSGSAEKALAVWSLDEQRALQVHGTHQLTNPGVADVRIRPDRRLLATAGWDHRIRVFHWRTMKPLAVLAFHSAAVHCLAFATDGLLAAGSGDQRISVWSLYPRM, from the exons ATGCCTCTGGCACCGGGGACCTCGCACACGTCTGACTTTGCTGGGAGGAGCTGGAGCGAGGCCTGGACTGAGGGCAGGGACACTCCAG gtgactgcatCCCGCCCAGCATGGTGGCCCCACCgtccccaccgcccccaccacCAGACCCTCAGTTTGTCCTCCGAGGCTCCCGGTCAGCAGTGCATGCGCTGCACTTCTGCGGAGGAGCCCAGGGGCAGGGGCACCCGCTGCTCCTCTCAGG GTCTCTGCACGGGCTGGTGCACATCTGGAGCCTGCAGACACGGAGAGTGCTCGCCACCCTGGATGGCCACGCGGGCAAGTGTGTGACCTGGCTTCAGACTCTGCCCCCAGGGCCCCAGCTCCTCAG CCAGGGCCGGGACCTGAGGGTGCACGTGTGGGACCTGGCAGAGGGCAGGAATGCCATTGTGGACTCTGTGTGCCTGGAGAGCGTGGGCTTCTGCAGGGGCTCCGTCCTGGCCTGTGGGCCTCAGCGCTGGATGCTGGccatgccagggaaaggcggcgACGAG GTTCAGATTCTGGAGATGCCATCCAAGACGTCAGTGTGCTCCCTGAAGCCTGAGGCTGAGGCCAGGCCGGGCATGCCCATGTGCCTGCAGCTCTGGCAG GCTGACTCCAGTCCCCTCCCACTCCTCCTGGCTGGCTATGAGGACGGCTCGGTGGCCCTCTGGGATGTCTCTGCACGGAAGGTGTGCAGCCGTGTCGCCTGTCATGAAGAGCCCGTCATGGGCCTGGACTTCGACTCCCAGAAGGCCAGGGGTGTCTCGGGCTCTGCAGAGAAGGCACTGGCCGTCTGGAGCCTGGATGAGCAGCGAGCTTTGCAG GTGCATGGAACTCACCAGCTCACCAACCCTGGGGTCGCCGACGTCAGGATCCGGCCAGACCGTAGGCTCCTGGCCACCGCGGGCTGGGACCATCGCATCCGTGTGTTTCACTGGCGGACGATGAAGCCGCTGGCCGTGCTGGCCTTCCACAGCGCCGCTGTTCACTGCCTGGCCTTCGCCACGGATGGCCTGCTGGCCGCGGGCTCCGGGGATCAGCGCATCAGTGTCTGGTCGCTCTACCCGCGCATGTGA
- the GNB1L gene encoding guanine nucleotide-binding protein subunit beta-like protein 1 isoform X3 — translation MVAPPSPPPPPPDPQFVLRGSRSAVHALHFCGGAQGQGHPLLLSGSLHGLVHIWSLQTRRVLATLDGHAGKCVTWLQTLPPGPQLLSQGRDLRVHVWDLAEGRNAIVDSVCLESVGFCRGSVLACGPQRWMLAMPGKGGDEVQILEMPSKTSVCSLKPEAEARPGMPMCLQLWQADSSPLPLLLAGYEDGSVALWDVSARKVCSRVACHEEPVMGLDFDSQKARGVSGSAEKALAVWSLDEQRALQVHGTHQLTNPGVADVRIRPDRRLLATAGWDHRIRVFHWRTMKPLAVLAFHSAAVHCLAFATDGLLAAGSGDQRISVWSLYPRM, via the exons ATGGTGGCCCCACCgtccccaccgcccccaccacCAGACCCTCAGTTTGTCCTCCGAGGCTCCCGGTCAGCAGTGCATGCGCTGCACTTCTGCGGAGGAGCCCAGGGGCAGGGGCACCCGCTGCTCCTCTCAGG GTCTCTGCACGGGCTGGTGCACATCTGGAGCCTGCAGACACGGAGAGTGCTCGCCACCCTGGATGGCCACGCGGGCAAGTGTGTGACCTGGCTTCAGACTCTGCCCCCAGGGCCCCAGCTCCTCAG CCAGGGCCGGGACCTGAGGGTGCACGTGTGGGACCTGGCAGAGGGCAGGAATGCCATTGTGGACTCTGTGTGCCTGGAGAGCGTGGGCTTCTGCAGGGGCTCCGTCCTGGCCTGTGGGCCTCAGCGCTGGATGCTGGccatgccagggaaaggcggcgACGAG GTTCAGATTCTGGAGATGCCATCCAAGACGTCAGTGTGCTCCCTGAAGCCTGAGGCTGAGGCCAGGCCGGGCATGCCCATGTGCCTGCAGCTCTGGCAG GCTGACTCCAGTCCCCTCCCACTCCTCCTGGCTGGCTATGAGGACGGCTCGGTGGCCCTCTGGGATGTCTCTGCACGGAAGGTGTGCAGCCGTGTCGCCTGTCATGAAGAGCCCGTCATGGGCCTGGACTTCGACTCCCAGAAGGCCAGGGGTGTCTCGGGCTCTGCAGAGAAGGCACTGGCCGTCTGGAGCCTGGATGAGCAGCGAGCTTTGCAG GTGCATGGAACTCACCAGCTCACCAACCCTGGGGTCGCCGACGTCAGGATCCGGCCAGACCGTAGGCTCCTGGCCACCGCGGGCTGGGACCATCGCATCCGTGTGTTTCACTGGCGGACGATGAAGCCGCTGGCCGTGCTGGCCTTCCACAGCGCCGCTGTTCACTGCCTGGCCTTCGCCACGGATGGCCTGCTGGCCGCGGGCTCCGGGGATCAGCGCATCAGTGTCTGGTCGCTCTACCCGCGCATGTGA